A window of Danaus plexippus chromosome 10, MEX_DaPlex, whole genome shotgun sequence genomic DNA:
AACTTCAAGGTCGTCGAcctgaaataaaacaagtgcTAAGAGTAACGACGGGGTTACACAGCGTGTGGCGAAATATTAAACGAATCATAGTGAATATACCTTCTGCTCCTTAGTATCTATTTTTTGTCTCTGATGTTCTCCGTACTCCTCGATATTCCTATAGGATGGCAGGTCGGACAGCTGCGTGAGAAAGgaataaaacacattatatatatatatatatatatatatatataaaatattcctatataCGCCAATCTGTTGCTGTTGTGTAGCATGTAAAATGGCCTTCATCGAAAATGTATAGTTTAAGAATGTACCCTAAGATGTGTTTGTATCTTCAAACTACGTACGGAGAGttgtaagttattaaataaaaaattacgtcCATACTTTAACGTACGGAGATTCACACGTGAAGAACTGAAAACTCGGTATGTACCGTGACGATGCAGGCTTGGGTGAACCGTACACTATACTTTATATGATCTGTGGCCTGGTGTGCTGTGTCACTCATACAAATGCGTGTGTATATAATTAAGgaatttgtatgtgtgtgttagtgattataataaattttgcgtTATTCGCACGAGTACGCACCATCGACTCCCTGTCCCTTCGGCACACTTTACAATAGCCCATCTTCACTACAGGAAGTTCCTGCGAAATACTCTCACtggaaacaaattatattattactatatataactacggaattagtttaaattagaGAACGAATATATGCCTTCAATATCACCAACCGACAACGCCCTCTATCGTCTGTGTTATATGACTAAATACAGCTATACAAAAAATGAGAGGGGGTGGAGTTACAACATATCATGAAAACTTATTCAGTAGTAGTTTTGGTGTTATACGGTAACAAACATATctacaacaaaagtatatgtattatgcgattaatattatttgtcatacCCGGCGACGGACGAGCTGGACTCCATGAGTAGACTGATGCTGTTCTTCAAAGTATCCCTCAGCGGCTTCAGGGGGTTGAGGCCGTTTATAGTGAGTTCCTCGCTCGTGCTGAGGTGAACGTTAGACCCCAGACACGACCGCAGCACATTATCGTTGAGGAGACACGAACTCTCCTCCAGGTTAGCGTTAGATGGATTCGAGGATATATTGTCTGTTTGTGAAGGCATCTCTTGGAGCTTCATGTCGAGGACCTGGGGAGTGACAACCCATGGGTTAGATACAAACTTGGGTTAAGGCTTGTTTAGTGCTTAACCTTTGATGAccttgataatatatatatacgatgcAACATGTTTATCGCTCATATTGGTAGGAGCGTTAGATTAATGTTACACGCCGATTAACATTGAAGCCTTCGGTAAATGATAATAAGTTGAAGTGGAAAATGGCAGAATAACTTCTGATTCACACttctgatatttaattaaaaaattaaaagcatcactgcttaaatataaatgaatatttgcgAAACTTTCAAAAGAACTTGTGAAATAATGTGTATAACGAATCACAAAGAAACTTATgtaagattaataataattgtaactcATGGGAACATATTATTCAGTCACAGCGTATGTATATGGTTAGGGCTGGAGCTAAGATAtggacaaataataaatataaatcgatTGTTGATAGTGCGGTAGAGTTCAATGGTTtgcttatatttgttattaagcTAAACGCTATCAAAATCGGCCCAGCCGTTCCGTGGGTGCAGCGGAGCAAACAGatcgataaaattttataaacctgATCGGCCAAGTTGGCGGCGTCTCCACTGAACTCGTCCCTGCTGTGGTCTTCTGAGTACAGAGCTGACGGCTTTGACGGTTGTGTCTTTGCCTTGTCACGCTTGAAGTCACCCTTGATGTTTGGGGAACCGGGGGATTTCTTTTTCTTCGTTTCAACCAGCTGATGGAAACGAAAACAGTTTTTTCattaggtttatttatttatgggagaacatacagattatattacaataaattatttaggtaGTTTCAAAACTATTTCGCCAATACAGTTACCACAGTTATTTTGACATGGAGTGTATTATTACCAAATATAGCAAGAACATTAACAAGGAGTATcaaacatatatgtaatttactacattaacttttataaagaaagaaaaaaataaatttataaatacaataatattaattcaaaaagtaCATGTGAATCTTATTTcacattatattgtttaaggaTCGTTCTTTAAACCacagataaaattaaagttattcgAATTAAAAATACCAATGTTATTATGTATCTTGTAGGTAGTTGCTTGCTGGgtttattttcataagaaCGATTCCTTCCTCATTCTTGATGAGATTTAGTGAGATGTTGGAGGAACATAGTCGGACTTAAGTGTGAATAGagtgtaattgttttaaagagaTATTTAAAGTACTAAGTAGTATAATAGTAGTAATagtagaaaaagaaaaacttttattatcgAATAGTTGACATTAGATTTCCAATTTTGGACTACCTGGTTTAAGTAGAATTGGAGATAATTTTACTGAAACCACATTTTGAGCTGACGTGATTAATGAGTGACTGGTATATAAAGGGTATTGAACCACAATAACAAACCTCAACACTTTCACTAATGTTCTGTATGCTGCGGGATGCAAAGCTCTTAATATCCTCACAATTATCTTCATCTTTCTCAAATCCAAAATGGTGATATCTTATAAGAGACCTTGATGCATACACAGTGGGATGATAGAGAAGTGATGGATTCAAATAGACCCTGTTTAAATTAACCCCCCTAGTATCGGTTCTGTAATGACCCCTGGCAACACCATCTGGGTTTAAAAACGGAATCATTTTGAACACATAGAGTTTCCTCAATTGGATTGCAATCGGATCGTTTCTTGTCAGTAGTAAGTTTAGGAATCCGTTGAACACAAAGCTCGATGGAGTTTCTCCTGGATGCACCCGAGCAGATATAAATATGACCTGTAATTTAAATGCATGAAATGAAACCCTTTGCTGTGCTTTCATAGTTAATGATATGAGATTATTTTACCTTCTTATTTTGGAATTTGAAAGGCCTCTCCTGATTTTCTGGGAACAAATTCTTTAATCTGTCCTCTCGCTCCATTGTTATACCATGGTGGGATGAAATTGTCAATAAGTCTACACGCCTTcctaaaaatcataattttttaaaaatggaagcATCTttgatagttaaattaattattttatttcatttaccttctaatgaatatattaaacattctctgcaataatatatatcatcagGTGATTGAGGTGGCGGGACTGGCAACATTTTAAGATCAATAGAGTTCAGAGCTATTTGTAGCTCCGCAAATGAGAATGGGTATGTGAATGCAAAGAAAGTTGTAGCTTTCGGATTATCTGATGTTCTATATCGGAAAGACAGTGTAAATGTGTTGTCATCTGtctgaaaaacaaaattaaattaatggataccttcataaattttttgattttagaaatatttaaggttcattagaaattattttatatttgtatgttaagTATAAACCTATCAATAACAATTGTCATTCTTACTGAATGCACTGGACGATCCCTTATCCTTTCCCACTGTGGCTTCCCTGGAAGGGTCCGTGTCACTGGAGCCATACCCTGGTTATACATCTTGCCTTGTTTGTTAAGGTTGATCAAGTTAAGTCGCACCTGATACATATAAATTGCTTGATAAACACTTTTGAAAtgggtataataaaaatttgtcattagggaatataacaaattttatcacCCATACAAACAAACTTAACACTTCAACTTGTGTTTTGACACATGCAGGGATGTTCAtaccttaatttttatactttttgtaaGGCATGACAAACACAGGCCATAAAAAAGgtgatatagattatatatagagatctgtttaatatatatcacattATAAGTGCAAAGATACGGTAAACTCTTGTTGTATtacaaaattgaatttatgataggtaattaaaaatttctttgataattCATTTGTAATACCTGTACATTAGGCTCACTGGCTTGTATGCCAAAATAAAACCAAGTTCGATTGCCATTCTCGAATTCTGTGCCAGCGCAATCAGGTCGCGTCCATAAATTAAACTCATAATCGGGAGTCTCCGAAACATTTGTTTTCGGATTTAACGTTGGAGCTGCGAATTATAAAATCGCATAATAATTGTGGATACAAACAAATACGTAATataggaaattatttttaatacaggtGAAATTAAGAATGGTTTTAAAGACGACATTAAAAAAGGACTACAACACTCACCAATAAATTCTGTGGGCACTCGTTCTACATGCCCTAAATTCCCTGAGTCAAAATTGTGTATAAAGTAAAATCCGCCGCactctattatattattgcgATCCATAACTAGTTTTGTTAGGCTACATTCTAAGAATAATCACAAAAAATACACCAATCGAATTCACTTTTTCGTAtacatttactttaataattttacttttaaaacttaacagtcaataaacatatttgaaaatttcaaaatgacgctcaaaaaataataacttcacTGTTTTtccaaacaaaattatgtaattttgttgACATCGATTGACGGATAACAGCTGATTTACTTTATTGgtgttctttttaaaatgcaaaagctgtaaaataaaagtatttaaagttattggcactttaaaaatatagactaTAATTTAGAATGTCTTGGTTAGTattgaaattgtattaaattcattctGTATTTATTTCGAATATCACTTTTTGCCACtaccaaattttattcaagatGGCTGACATGCTTTTCCACACAAAGGATATTTGAGCTGCCAGTTCTAAAAATCAAAAGGTATGTACACATTATCTCATTCCTCAAAATCACTTAACACATACTCGTCAATATTACAATTGTATCCAAGATATATTCGTATCTTAGTTCCTCAAATAAACTgtctaatacatattttaaatttttaaatattttacttacattCTGTTACATGATTGTAAGCTTGTTAGAAAATGCAATCTCATCAATTCCACTAAAGTCTACTGTCTCAATTTAAGGCTACAcgaagttattttaaacagtaacactttacatttaaaacaggtagtctttaaattaaaccttTATAGAAGGTTCCTTTGTGTAATGtatggtttttatatataaaagtttttatatataaaactataccaAGATACTTTTGATATACAtagattcaaataaaaacattttatattttaacgctTTGACTATATAACCTACAAGTGTAACTGCGGGAACCCGAGACATTATcaactcatttatattttaacgcaTGCTTACGAAGTATAAGATAGCATGAcacttatatgtaattaagCCTTTTTTTCATCTTAAAACTGTAAACTTCTACTAATgagtaaagttaaataataacttaaaaaaagattaaatttaatatattttatataagatgttATGTTGGAGTCTATCTGAAGtccaaaaaatacagtttctTCAAGGGCCCACTTGATCATGTTGATATAACCCCATTACAAGAGTATTGTCAAACGGGGTGAATAGGAATTGGTAGGTGAATAGTGAAAAATGAGGATTAAATCTACAAATTAGACTTTAGAGCATATAAAGTGACAAGAATTTATGATACAATGTTTACTTTTTGAACtagcaacatttttttatattcaaagctAGAAATCAATTGCCAAAACAACTTTTTGAAGCTGCGCGTTTGATTTATTCTCTAAATAAGTGtctttaacattattacattACGTTGATTTTGTAGttacttttatatcaaaactgaGATTATCTACTTAGAGTATCTAGTTAGAGTATCTTGTTAGTTAAGACTTTGaactctttaaatatattgtgtaataacaaatagtttattaatattctaagaGCTTTTTGGTATACGATGGGGGTTATCAGGTACAACTGAGGGGTCAATAGGGACGAAACATTTCATTTCATCGAGGTTGTATCATGTATGTGAAGAGACAGTCACTCTAGGGATAGGGTTggcactttaaataaaaaataatttaaattaattttcgatGAAATGTATAAGAAGCttcaattaataagaaatgctttaaaaattaaaaaatagttcgTGGGATCGACATTTATACATCGATTTCAGCTTTTTTTCTAACGATTGATCGAAGAGagatttttacaataatagcCTTTCCatgtactttgttttcagATTTATGGACTTTCCATAATGCCCCGTACATATACACCAAAccgagaaaaaaaatataaaaaatatgacgcAATACTTATAGAACAGGCATTAAAGGAGTACAATAGTACAAACATgtcgttaaaatatatttcacaaaaatataacgtcTCCAAATCAGTTCTTCATAGACACAATAATGTTAGTGTGAAAAAGCAAGGAGGTCAAACAGCTTTAACCGAAAACGAAGAGGGACACCTTatactacatataaataattggtaTAAGGAATGGGGACATCCCCTTAAAATAACAGacttaagattatttataaagagttatttagattatttagGAATAGTTATAAAGAGATTCAAAGATAATATGCCTGGTCCTGATTACATACAGTACTTtttgaaacgaaataaaagcaaaattacTCGTAGGTCGAGCCAAAATACAAAAGATTCAAGAGCAGCACTTTCATCAGAGGtgataaattcatattttgataaactaaaaatatcacCACAAGGAATCGAGGACATTAATTTGAACAGTATTAATTCAAGTATATCTGGAAAATCTGACCCTaggaaaatcataaaaattaagaaaaagtttacaaaaatacCACAAAAAGTATCTATAgatcaaaaagaaaaaaatgataCTAGAATTAATGAATTTGGTAAAGCAATGgataatgaaaaaaacctAAGTGAGCCTTCGAATATTCAACCGGTGCAAGTAAAGAAAACAGATAATTCAATACATGTGaacaaaactaaaatgaaagtcataaaaatcataaagatgaacaaatataacaacacAGATATAGGAAACAACAGAACACCTATTATGTTACTTACAAAaccgatatttaaaaaacctttcGCTCCACCATCAAATCCTCAACAGCACATTGACAATTATGttgaacaaaacaatattaccATTGATTCTAACCAAACCACTAGTAATCAGAATATAGCAACAGTGCCTGTGGTTTTCGATAACATACTTACAGTTCAAAAAGCAGTCAAACTATCTTCTCTTACAACAAAGGAAGAAGAAAAGATTGAAGTGCAAGctaataaagaaaacattgtGAAAAAGAgagcaataattataaagccgatatatctaaacaaaaatattaagattatatcGGTTAAAAAAGTagcaaattaacaaaataaattaactgatGTTATTGTAGAAAACAATGaagaatattatgttattcatGAACGATAgtctgtattaattatatatattacatgttaACCGACTGAAGatactttttcatatttttgtttgtatcatttgtttgttaaaagaggatgtttttagttatatatttttattctattataaacagagatatttttatataaaatgtgtcaGACACGGTGCCGTTTTgagtgtattttaaatatttttattataaaaattgtgaaatatattttcattaaattctaGTTGTAAGCCAAAGTATTCTACCTTCAGATATATCTTTACTCTAGTTCACATCAATACTACATGACCATCTATCTAAGCATGTGTTTTCTTCATTTAGGCAGCCCTAACAGATTTTTTGCATAATCTCAATTACAGTAATTGATTatagcttttaattttttttctttaaaacttttcttacACCTGTTTTTCATTCCCCACTAAGCTGTAGATATCCGGGAACCGCTGCGAATATCCtatcttgtttttaaaatactgtaaGTAGTTTATTGCTACTTTAAAGTCCTacctaaaaattttttaaaataacaaaataatatttgcctCCAGGTTTCACTTGACATGTTAATTATGCTATAAAGTGGTAgaggatttaaaattttgtagtataaaatataaacacagtccgtacataaaaaaatagcattttattaaggttttataatgtattataagtataataaaacaggaatttcattaaataatttattttgcatcaCATACATTTGCATCTAAAGTGTTttgcataaataaatagaacatttaataattttaatcttaaatgtaTAGTTATGAGAATCATATACAGTGGATATCCAAATATCACTGGTGTGTGTTAATTAATGGTACAATCTCGACATTTGATCTCTTTTCAGCTAATACTTTTATGCTATGTTCCCTCTAGTCTACTCTGCTTggctgtaaaaaaatatatctattagaaatacatgtacatacttacaatttacataaaataatgtcaacaaaataaataaccatatacaaaaaataatgaaaaaaatttaaatactttttatttttttctatatgatctattttattctgttgaataatataaaatttaatttggttacttttaaattgaaaatattggcTTATTGTCTGTGGATTgtagtgtaatatatatttaaaaaaaacaagtaactCACATGACCCTCATGGTGTTAGTGAATCCAGATCCCTGTCGCCATCCTGTAACGACAACTACATTGTCGCCTGTGTGAAGGAAGCCGCGCGCGCGACCGAACTTCAAGCCGTATTGGACGCGGTTGTCGACGTCCTTGAGCCAGTCGCTCGCAACGCcctctataatatatttattaggttAGTATAGAGCTATACAGTTAAGAAATTTGAAGAAGTgtctataataattgttaatttgagattttaattctacttgaacatttatttacaactcTAAAGTGAGAATTCaggattgtaattaataataaatataaagtgcaCTATACACACTTCCAGTATTTTACAAGCGGACTTTTCAAGTCtattccttatatatatatatatacatctctATTTATACTGTATGTTACCTTCGTAAACAATGGGCAAGACTCCTCTATACAGATGTGCCTGTCGGGCTGTCTGAGGGTGTCTGGTGACGGCGATGATGGGACAGCGAGGTCTGTACTTGCTGAGGAGGTACGCGGACCGGCCGCTCGTGGTGATCACCACTATGGCAGACGCCATACACTTAGTAGCAGCCTCAACAGCTGCTATGGCCACCGAGTGAGCTGGGTCTCCTTGGGTTTTTAcctagatttaaattatatttataaaagacgtTCTGTATGACAAACGACAATGTATAAACTTTAGTGCaaaaaatgcaatatataaatataaaacaatttctttcaatacattacacataaaaataaaactagtattattcggatttactacgcggattttattatttaaaaactacataatcccgacgttttggttactttgcagcaaccgtgatcacgggcagacacctcgtctgcccgtgatcacctTTTAATAAGATTCTATTTCATGTAAATCCTTCtgatacacattttattaattactcttTAAAAACTTCACCTGTTGTACAAGGTCGTTGAACAGCTGCTTGTGCCAGATAGCGGCCTCGGCCTCCTTGCAGATGTTGGCCATAGTGAGGACGCATTCCAGTGGGTAGTCTCCCTTGGCTGTCTCACCGGACAACATGACACAATCCGCTCCATCCAAGATAGCGTTAGCCACGTCCGAGGTCTCAGCGCGAGTAGGACGAGGCTTCTTCACCATAGACTCCAACATCTGAGTCGCGCATATCACTGGTTTACCGACCTGGAATTGTTTGATTATGGTTAGTTGATATAATAGTTCATAGTGGTGATGAAATCATGTGGATGGAGGGAAATTAACCATAGCAGCATTAACTAAAGTATGGATATTTTCTTAAGATTTATAAGTTAGTTAATTGGTAAAAGTAAAACAGTTGTATTATTCCTTTTCATTACCTTGTTACAGCGAGCGATCATTGTCTTTTGAGCTAAGAACACTTTTTCTGGTGGGATCTCAATACCTAAGTCACCACGAGCGACCATAATACCATCAGATTCCTGAAACCGAAAAGggcacattaaaaatatttcctgtCATCAAAGTCATCTA
This region includes:
- the LOC116766758 gene encoding cytosolic carboxypeptidase-like protein 5 isoform X2 yields the protein MDRNNIIECGGFYFIHNFDSGNLGHVERVPTEFIAPTLNPKTNVSETPDYEFNLWTRPDCAGTEFENGNRTWFYFGIQASEPNVQVRLNLINLNKQGKMYNQGMAPVTRTLPGKPQWERIRDRPVHSTDDNTFTLSFRYRTSDNPKATTFFAFTYPFSFAELQIALNSIDLKMLPVPPPQSPDDIYYCRECLIYSLEGRRVDLLTISSHHGITMEREDRLKNLFPENQERPFKFQNKKVIFISARVHPGETPSSFVFNGFLNLLLTRNDPIAIQLRKLYVFKMIPFLNPDGVARGHYRTDTRGVNLNRVYLNPSLLYHPTVYASRSLIRYHHFGFEKDEDNCEDIKSFASRSIQNISESVELVETKKKKSPGSPNIKGDFKRDKAKTQPSKPSALYSEDHSRDEFSGDAANLADQVLDMKLQEMPSQTDNISSNPSNANLEESSCLLNDNVLRSCLGSNVHLSTSEELTINGLNPLKPLRDTLKNSISLLMESSSSVAGESISQELPVVKMGYCKVCRRDRESMLSDLPSYRNIEEYGEHQRQKIDTKEQKVDDLEVIEGSVNVFFCTNCFKRYIVTEGNEEIATATSSGDCVEGPPLSPRPPPPERPQTRSPAGSTGDSLPPVTVRKVDKPKSAPKSSKKRSPAVTAAPAPSPAAAPTVLRPHKDVESGLYLYIDLHGHASKKGIFMYGNHFEDLESSVECMLLPRIMSLNNLHFHFSSCNFTERNMYLKDRRDGMSREGSGRVAVLKATGLVRSYTLECNYNTGRLVNVLPPPCREPAATAQPAPPPPKYTPHIFEEVGRSLGASILDLTGQHPNSRIPCSEHRNLAAVRDWLRTHSRTARPQLTMSRLRPKTSSPTRMPLFARSKAKVTDERKENAYIAAKSDTERRRSPPILAPRSGLDLTNLNTKFGKKNEPAKSSSRTRYLADSEPKPKTLSTKRRNVLAIRKPNTSKTQMSGIVKAKANRRAADDSDDRATSAKLGKRGYVRPGRARRQPTSTSSSEAAGGSSSWEAGGSHETALAAKRRQFPNPAPSHLKKIRLKNGL
- the LOC116766758 gene encoding cytosolic carboxypeptidase-like protein 5 isoform X1, whose protein sequence is MDRNNIIECGGFYFIHNFDSGNLGHVERVPTEFIAPTLNPKTNVSETPDYEFNLWTRPDCAGTEFENGNRTWFYFGIQASEPNVQVRLNLINLNKQGKMYNQGMAPVTRTLPGKPQWERIRDRPVHSTDDNTFTLSFRYRTSDNPKATTFFAFTYPFSFAELQIALNSIDLKMLPVPPPQSPDDIYYCRECLIYSLEGRRVDLLTISSHHGITMEREDRLKNLFPENQERPFKFQNKKVIFISARVHPGETPSSFVFNGFLNLLLTRNDPIAIQLRKLYVFKMIPFLNPDGVARGHYRTDTRGVNLNRVYLNPSLLYHPTVYASRSLIRYHHFGFEKDEDNCEDIKSFASRSIQNISESVELVETKKKKSPGSPNIKGDFKRDKAKTQPSKPSALYSEDHSRDEFSGDAANLADQVLDMKLQEMPSQTDNISSNPSNANLEESSCLLNDNVLRSCLGSNVHLSTSEELTINGLNPLKPLRDTLKNSISLLMESSSSVAGESISQELPVVKMGYCKVCRRDRESMLSDLPSYRNIEEYGEHQRQKIDTKEQKVDDLEVIEGSVNVFFCTNCFKRYIVTEGNEEIATATSSGDCVEGPPLSPRPPPPERPQTRSPAGSTGDSLPPVTVRKVDKPKSAPKSSKKRSPAVTAAPAPSPAAAPTVLRPHKDVESGLYLYIDLHGHASKKGIFMYGNHFEDLESSVECMLLPRIMSLNNLHFHFSSCNFTERNMYLKDRRDGMSREGSGRVAVLKATGLVRSYTLECNYNTGRLVNVLPPPCREPAATAQPAPPPPKYTPHIFEEVNPFQVGRSLGASILDLTGQHPNSRIPCSEHRNLAAVRDWLRTHSRTARPQLTMSRLRPKTSSPTRMPLFARSKAKVTDERKENAYIAAKSDTERRRSPPILAPRSGLDLTNLNTKFGKKNEPAKSSSRTRYLADSEPKPKTLSTKRRNVLAIRKPNTSKTQMSGIVKAKANRRAADDSDDRATSAKLGKRGYVRPGRARRQPTSTSSSEAAGGSSSWEAGGSHETALAAKRRQFPNPAPSHLKKIRLKNGL
- the LOC116766760 gene encoding uncharacterized protein LOC116766760, which codes for MPRTYTPNREKKYKKYDAILIEQALKEYNSTNMSLKYISQKYNVSKSVLHRHNNVSVKKQGGQTALTENEEGHLILHINNWYKEWGHPLKITDLRLFIKSYLDYLGIVIKRFKDNMPGPDYIQYFLKRNKSKITRRSSQNTKDSRAALSSEVINSYFDKLKISPQGIEDINLNSINSSISGKSDPRKIIKIKKKFTKIPQKVSIDQKEKNDTRINEFGKAMDNEKNLSEPSNIQPVQVKKTDNSIHVNKTKMKVIKIIKMNKYNNTDIGNNRTPIMLLTKPIFKKPFAPPSNPQQHIDNYVEQNNITIDSNQTTSNQNIATVPVVFDNILTVQKAVKLSSLTTKEEEKIEVQANKENIVKKRAIIIKPIYLNKNIKIISVKKVAN